The Flammeovirga pectinis genomic interval AGAAATGAATCTGATCGTCTATCTAAGGAGTTAGGTGGTGTAAATGTAATTGCATTAGATCTTTATGACGGAAAGGTAGGAACAACAAGAGAACAAGCTGGTGCTTTAATGAAAGCATGCGATCCGCAAAGAGCAGCCTCAATAATTCAAGGAGCATTAGCTTTTGTAGGCAAAGATGCTAAGATTGCCACTATTGGGTGGTGTTTTGGTGGAGGTTGGTCTCTACAGGCAGCACTTCAACTTAAAGACCAAGCAGTTGGTTGTGTAATGTATTATGGTATGCCTGTAAAAGATGTTGATAGATTGTCTCAGTTAAACTGCGATGTTTTAGGAATTTTTGGAGAGAAAGATAAATGGATTAACCCAGAAGTTGTTGCCAATTTTGAAAATCATATGCAAGAAGCGAAGAAGACAGTAACAGTAAAAATGTATGCTGCAGACCATGCTTTTGCAAACCCATCTTCTGATAGATATAATGAGAAAGATGCTAAAAATGCCAATGCTACGGCACTTAAGTATTTAAAGAAGAAGTTTTAAATAGAAAAATCCATTAGATCATTAATTTTATGATGATCTAATGGATTAAATTTCACTCTCAATTAACCCAAATAAGATAAAGATTACCCGATCAAGCCTATATTTTTTATAGTAATAGTAATCAAAGTTAGATACAACTCTCTATTAAAGTGATTTTTAAATAGGGATTTCAACTCTCATTTACACTTTTCTAGTTAAGAAGACTCCCTCTACATTTTTGAGTGAAATAAGGAGTTTTCTTTCTAAAAGAGTATCTGAATTTATGAATCTAACTACTATGAAAATAAATAAAGAATTTATCATTATGTTCTTACTTTTTTTTTGTGCTGTGTTAACCTCTATAGCACAAGAAACAGAGTATATAGATCCCTCTAAACCTACCAATATATATACCCGCTTAAATAATAATTTTGAAATGACGGACCTTAAAGACGGTACGCAGTTAACAGGGTATAGATTTAATGTCAGTTATGCTTTAAAAGATTTTCAGACAACAATAGAAATACCTATGCTGTATAATCATAAAACGCAAAAGGCAGGGTTAGGAGATTTAAGAATTCGGTCTTTCTACGTTCCTTATGTAGATTATGATAAAACATTTGGAGGGCTAGGGCTATCATTAGATATTTTTGCACCAATGGGCGATCCAAGAGATGGAATTAGCTCTGGCCTATGGAGTATTTCTCCTGGTATTATTACAGGAATTATGGTCAGTAAAAAGTTTTCAATTTGGCCTATTATATCTTATCGTTATCAGTTTGGAGAAAGATGGCAAGAAGGACAACAACAAAGTGTTACACAGCATGGAGCAACATTTCAGATAATGAATACTATCAATATTTCTGATAAGGTTTACTTTATAATTACTCCAATGTATATACAGAATAATTTTGCTAACATGGGGCAGTTTGATTACGGAGGTGAGATAGAATTTAATTATATGCTCATTGAAAATAAGTTGCAAGTGGGGTGTTTTTCTAGGCAACTTGTTAACTCTCAGTTAGAATCTTATAGATTAATGGTGAGGATATTCTTATAATAGTCAAGACTATGAATTTACTATTTAGAGTATTCTTATTTTTCATTTTTCTATTTCCAACAGTATCATTTGCACAATTAACTAGTATTCCATCACCTTTTCAGGATAA includes:
- a CDS encoding dienelactone hydrolase family protein; this translates as MKSLLTYLALLVSFSSLSAFLAMHEPQKPQEAVLCHADIDAIRSFAAFTNQEDFKKMHSMDRELNTESFKGKRISFDVASGDKGEAYYVPSAKKSSKYLFVFHEWWGLNDYVRNESDRLSKELGGVNVIALDLYDGKVGTTREQAGALMKACDPQRAASIIQGALAFVGKDAKIATIGWCFGGGWSLQAALQLKDQAVGCVMYYGMPVKDVDRLSQLNCDVLGIFGEKDKWINPEVVANFENHMQEAKKTVTVKMYAADHAFANPSSDRYNEKDAKNANATALKYLKKKF
- a CDS encoding transporter family protein; the protein is MKINKEFIIMFLLFFCAVLTSIAQETEYIDPSKPTNIYTRLNNNFEMTDLKDGTQLTGYRFNVSYALKDFQTTIEIPMLYNHKTQKAGLGDLRIRSFYVPYVDYDKTFGGLGLSLDIFAPMGDPRDGISSGLWSISPGIITGIMVSKKFSIWPIISYRYQFGERWQEGQQQSVTQHGATFQIMNTINISDKVYFIITPMYIQNNFANMGQFDYGGEIEFNYMLIENKLQVGCFSRQLVNSQLESYRLMVRIFL